GAGTATTTCGGACAATTGAGATATCTGTTCAAGAGTCCGTAAGGTGTTAGATCATGTGTGATACGTTTGTGGTTCTAGGGAAATCGTCTGCCGATGGCATAACTCTCTTCGGAAAGAACAGCGATCGTGAGCCAAATGAACCACAGTCTGTCTATTTCTTCCCACGTTCTTCAAACAACAGCGATGAGCTATTCACGACTAATCAAAGAGTTGATCAGGCGAGTGAGACCAATGCCATACTCATTTCAAAACCTTCATGGATGTGGGGTGGAGAGATGGGTGTCAGTGAAAAGGGAGTCGTCATAGGTAATGAGGCGGTATTCACCAAAGAGAGCGTCAGAAGAGACGGGCTGCTTGGAATGGACATGTTGAGAATTGCTCTCGAGAGATCAGAAAACGCCGAACATGCTGTCAAAATTATTGTTGAGCTTATTGATAAGTACGGCCAGGGTGGGAATGGGGGTTTCGCCAAGTACTTCTATTACCACAATTCCTTTTTGATAGCAGATAGAGAGAACGCCTGGATTGTCGAGACCTCTGATCGATACTGGGTTGCAAAGAGAGTTGATGGGTACGCCGCAATTTCGAACTGTCTTTCTATCGGAGAGGAAATCGATGAGAGCCACCCTCAAGTTGTTAGTAATGCCGAGAATCGAAAGTGGCACAAGAGGGGTAAAGAATTCAATTTCGCCCAATCATATGAAAGAAAGCTGATAGCTAAGTTCTCTGGCGCAGAGGCGAGATCAAAGAGAGTAAAGAGCCTAATAGAAGAGAGAAAAATGGACATAGAGAGCAGTTTCGAAGTTCTTAGAGATCATGGAGGAGGCAGGTTGCTCGGCTCAATGAGAAACATATGCATGCATGCGGGTCCAGGCGTTGTCAGCTCTCAGACTACAGCTTCTATGGTAGTTGCTCTGGGAGATAGAATTGAAGTATGGGTTACAAACAGCAGTCTTCCTTGTCTTTCAATCTTCAAACCGGTGTGGTTTGACAGCTTCAAGTCAAGCCTTCCCTTCGAAGAAGAAGGAATCAATTACTGGGGAAACTGGGAGATATTCAATAGACTGGCATTGTTAAGAAATTCGAAGGCGAAAGAGCTGTGGAAGGAATACTGTCTGCCTCTGGAGTTGGACTTGTTGTTCAACCGGGAGAAGATGTCAGAAGAAGTGCTTACGAGTCAGGCCTTCGAAAAGAGCTGGAATATTGCAAGGAAGATGACTTCTCTACTTAGAGAGGAGAAAGAAGAGGTTGGCTTCTTTGATAGGAACTACTGGAATAGGCAGAACAAGAAACTTCAACAGTTGAAGGCGAGGAATTTCAAGAAAGAGCTTCCTACCTAAAGAAGGGGTTTTCTCTCAAGATATCTTGGGCAGTTGCTTCCGGTCCGTGGCCCGGGAGGACCCGCAAATTGGGAAGTTCATAGAAAAGTCGCCTGAGTTGCTGAATGCTTCTCTCCATTTCGATTTTATTCCCACCGGGAAGATCGGTTCTTCCAATAGAATTAGAGAAGACTGTATCTCCAGAAAACAGATGCTTTTCGTCATAAAGGAAGCAGCAAGAGCCCTCTGTGTGCCCGGGTGTATGAAAGTACTTCCACAGACCATCAAGAATCTCGGTTGTCCTTATCTTAGCCTCTTCAATCAGTAGAGCCTCTTTTCCGAAGATGTTGAGAAGGCTTTTCTCGGGATCGATTAACATATTTCTATCCAGCTCATGGATAACGATCTCATCAGAGATTATTTTATCAAGATCAAAGATGTGATCTGCGTGTCCGTGAGTTAGCAGAACACGCACTTGCTTGTTTCCTACTAAAGGGAAAAATTCAGAAGAAACTCCCCACCCCGGATCGATAATGGTCACCCTATCCTTTTCCTCCACAACGTAGCAATTCTCATCCATAGTCCTAGACAAAAACCTCTTAACTGTTATCACCTACAACACCTCTCTCGGTTATCACTTACAGTCCAATTCAATCGAGTACAGAAGTAGCGAAAGGGGAAATCGTCCTGAAGGCAAGCCTTCTCAGACAGAAAAGTTCTAGTTCAATTATTTGCATCTCTTAAGACTCCTCAAGATGGCCTAATCATGCATTATCCCGATTTTACCAGAAAGCCGTTCGCGTGATAGAATACTGAGGGGAAGAGGAGTTAGATTTGAAGAATTCTAGAGTTTGCGGTCTGGCCTTAAGGTTTAACTATGATGATCCCGAGAGTTTTAGGTCTGAGCTGAGGGCTATTCTTGATGAAGAGGATCTTTCGAGAGAAGATATCGGAATACTGGTAGCTCTCGACTTTGCATACTCTCAGACATTCGACGAGACGGGTGTATTTGACTTCTCCGATGTGCAAAGCGAACTTCTGGCAGAAGGAATATACTCTCTGGCATATTTTTTTGCCAGGAATTCAGAGGACAAGATTGCTTACCTTGTTTCCAAGCTTGCGGTGGATCTGATTGCGAAGGAATGTGCAAAGGAACAGGAAATCAACCTCAAAATACTACATATGATGACTTCATTCGAAATGGGCTTCGGAGACGAAACACTCTCGCTTTTCGACGAGCTTGTGAAGCTAGAGAAGTATGTGCCGACCCAGAAGCGCTTTGAATACTACAATGATCTTGGCCTGGTCTCGACTCAGCTCCAGACAGGCGATAATCCGTGGAAATTCTATGAGAGAGCAAAAGAAGTGGCCGAATCACCGGTGAGAGCCCTCATGGTTCAGTTGAATATGATCGATTTTCTCTATTCGAAAAACAGATTCGCTGAAGCAATGGAGCTTCTTGATCAGCTCGAAGGATGCAATGTGGTTTCAATAAACGGATACAAGCTCATGATAAACTTGAAGATTCTTCTTCAGATGAATGACCTCGACAGAGCGGCAGCTATTGTCGAACAACTTGAATCGCTTATTAATTCTCATATCGAATGGACAGACATTGCAGTATCATACATTTTTCTTGGGCACTTCTACGTGAAGAGTGGAGACGTTTCCAGAGCGGAGAGTTTTTTAAATCAACTCAAGTCTCTTCCTGATGAGTCTTTAACCAGTTACATCAAGGGAGAAACGCTGATTCTTGAAGCGTCAATAATGCAGGTTAAAGGAGAGCACTTTAGAGCTCTAGAAAACTCAGTTGGTGCATTCGAGTCACTCACTCTCTACAGTACAACATCACCTCATCTAAAAGACTTTGTGAACAACCTTTTCGAGAGCATTTCTTCAGTTTTCAGCCAGCTTATCAGAGAATTGAGGCTTAAGGACGACTATACGGCTCTCCATACGCTTCGCGTTCTGAAGATTTGCTATGAGTTCGGAAAGGAGCTTAATCTAGAGAAGATAGATCTTTTCAATCTTTCAATCGGCGCAATGTTGCATGACTATGGGAAGGTTGATATTCCTTTCAATATGCTGAATAAACCGTCGTCTTTGACCGAGGAAGAGTTTACGGAAATAATGAGACACCCAGTTTATGGCGAACGTTATTTGAGAGATTTGAATTTTCCGAAGGCAGTGAGGGATATTGTTAGGCACCATCACGAGAGAATAGATGGAAACGGTTATCCAGATGGCCTGAAGGGAGACGAAATCCACATGCTTGTTCAAATAGTTGCCGCGGCAGACGTCTTCGATGCACTGACAACGGACAGGCCCTACAGAAAAGCAATAACGAAAGCAAGAGCACTGAAGTACTTAGAAGAAAAAGGCGACCAATTGATCTCAAAAGGTCTCCTCACTAAATTCATAGAATTTTCCCAGCGCAAAGAAATCAATGTTCAAGAAGAAGAAATAACTATATTATGGCGTTCAATAATCTCCGAGCTCTTCAAATGAATCGGAACAGCGTCGACTCGAATGAAATCAATAACCTTCGGGAATCTTCCAAAGTCCCGGTCCACCGTCAACTGTTACCATCATCAACAAGTCCAATAAGCAGAATAGCAATAATTTTCTTCATGATCGAAAACCTCCCATAATCCCAATAATGTGCTTCAGAATCTATCAATAACCCTCGGGAATCTTCCAGAGTCCCGGTCCGCCGTCAACTGTTATCTCATCCTCGGGGATCTTCCACAGGCCTGGCCCTGCAATGGCAACGCTACCAAAAGCTATCAAACCAATGAGAATAATCGCTGCTATCTTTTTCATTCAATTCACCTCCATAATCTGCTTGTCCACGTTATCAATTCCTTAGTTATCATCTTTCAGTGATCTTCTTCTTCAGGTATCTTCCACATATACAGCACCTCCTGGTCAAGTGTTTGAGTTACATTACCTTCTTCAATCAACCCAAATTTACTGATTATATCTATTGAATGTTCACAGTTCAAGAAAATATTGT
The sequence above is drawn from the Mesotoga sp. BH458_6_3_2_1 genome and encodes:
- a CDS encoding C69 family dipeptidase; translated protein: MCDTFVVLGKSSADGITLFGKNSDREPNEPQSVYFFPRSSNNSDELFTTNQRVDQASETNAILISKPSWMWGGEMGVSEKGVVIGNEAVFTKESVRRDGLLGMDMLRIALERSENAEHAVKIIVELIDKYGQGGNGGFAKYFYYHNSFLIADRENAWIVETSDRYWVAKRVDGYAAISNCLSIGEEIDESHPQVVSNAENRKWHKRGKEFNFAQSYERKLIAKFSGAEARSKRVKSLIEERKMDIESSFEVLRDHGGGRLLGSMRNICMHAGPGVVSSQTTASMVVALGDRIEVWVTNSSLPCLSIFKPVWFDSFKSSLPFEEEGINYWGNWEIFNRLALLRNSKAKELWKEYCLPLELDLLFNREKMSEEVLTSQAFEKSWNIARKMTSLLREEKEEVGFFDRNYWNRQNKKLQQLKARNFKKELPT
- a CDS encoding MBL fold metallo-hydrolase — its product is MITVKRFLSRTMDENCYVVEEKDRVTIIDPGWGVSSEFFPLVGNKQVRVLLTHGHADHIFDLDKIISDEIVIHELDRNMLIDPEKSLLNIFGKEALLIEEAKIRTTEILDGLWKYFHTPGHTEGSCCFLYDEKHLFSGDTVFSNSIGRTDLPGGNKIEMERSIQQLRRLFYELPNLRVLPGHGPEATAQDILRENPFFR
- a CDS encoding HD-GYP domain-containing protein, whose translation is MKNSRVCGLALRFNYDDPESFRSELRAILDEEDLSREDIGILVALDFAYSQTFDETGVFDFSDVQSELLAEGIYSLAYFFARNSEDKIAYLVSKLAVDLIAKECAKEQEINLKILHMMTSFEMGFGDETLSLFDELVKLEKYVPTQKRFEYYNDLGLVSTQLQTGDNPWKFYERAKEVAESPVRALMVQLNMIDFLYSKNRFAEAMELLDQLEGCNVVSINGYKLMINLKILLQMNDLDRAAAIVEQLESLINSHIEWTDIAVSYIFLGHFYVKSGDVSRAESFLNQLKSLPDESLTSYIKGETLILEASIMQVKGEHFRALENSVGAFESLTLYSTTSPHLKDFVNNLFESISSVFSQLIRELRLKDDYTALHTLRVLKICYEFGKELNLEKIDLFNLSIGAMLHDYGKVDIPFNMLNKPSSLTEEEFTEIMRHPVYGERYLRDLNFPKAVRDIVRHHHERIDGNGYPDGLKGDEIHMLVQIVAAADVFDALTTDRPYRKAITKARALKYLEEKGDQLISKGLLTKFIEFSQRKEINVQEEEITILWRSIISELFK